TGCACGAACGTCACGCACGCGGCCTGCGTCACCATCACCTCGGTGACGGGGCGTGACGAGGCCAGCGGGAAGAACCGCATCACGGCGCTCTTCGTTCCCCGCGATCTGCCGGGCATCACGGTCACCAAGCACGAAGACAAGCTGGGGCTTCGCGCCTCCGACACCTCGGTCATCGTGTTCGACAACGTGAGGGTGCCCGCGTCCAACGTGCTGGGAACCGAGGGACAGGGCTTCAAGATCTTCATGCAGACCCTCGACAACGGCCGCATCAGCATCGCGGCCATGTCCCTGGGGCTCGGGCAGGCCGCCCTCGATGAGATGCTCCGCTTCGCCCACGGCGAGCTCGGTCTCTTCAAGAGCCTGTTCGATGAGCAGGCGACGCTCGCCGCCATCGCCGACACGGCCACCGATGTTGCCGCTGCGCGACAGATGGTGTACACGGCGGCGCGTCTCAAGGATCTCGGCCTGCCGCACACGCAGGAGGCCGCGATGGCCAAGTTCTTTGCCTCCGAGGTGGCCATGCGCGCCACCGACCGCGCCCTCGATGTGCTCGGGCGGGGCGGCCTCATCTCTCACGATTGCCTGGCGTCGCGCGCCTTCCGCGACATCAAGCTGTGCACCATCGGTGAAGGCACGTCAGAGGTTCAGCGCCTGGTCATCTCGCGAGAGCTGCTGCGTGCCTACGCAGCGTCGCAAGCCGACCACGGCTAGCAATCGCATGGCGCTGGCCTCGCGGCCGAGCGTTCACAGTTCCCGACAATCTCAGTGACAAACCAGAATG
The DNA window shown above is from Pseudomonadota bacterium and carries:
- a CDS encoding acyl-CoA dehydrogenase; protein product: MERTATPVAEPTASSNRNGVSQNRELLLGAEHLAFRNELKAYISREVTPVAEKMERDEAFPHDILKRMGALGYLGIPYPVEYGGRGGDYLSYAIAVEELSRVWGSLGIIVAAHTTLGTGPLYNYGPETLKRAWVPRLAKGEIIGAYGLTEPQAGSDSGATATTAVHEGDVFVVNGTKAWCTNVTHAACVTITSVTGRDEASGKNRITALFVPRDLPGITVTKHEDKLGLRASDTSVIVFDNVRVPASNVLGTEGQGFKIFMQTLDNGRISIAAMSLGLGQAALDEMLRFAHGELGLFKSLFDEQATLAAIADTATDVAAARQMVYTAARLKDLGLPHTQEAAMAKFFASEVAMRATDRALDVLGRGGLISHDCLASRAFRDIKLCTIGEGTSEVQRLVISRELLRAYAASQADHG